A stretch of DNA from Streptomyces rubradiris:
GCGCGGGCTTGCCGGGGGTCATACGGCGGCCTCGCCGCGCGACCGGGCCCGGAATTGCGCGAGTCGGGCGCGCAGCCGTTGCAGCGGGGTGGGCGGCAGGGAGCGGGTGGCGCCGCGGGCGTAGTACCGCTCGACGTAGAACTGGGCGACGGAGACGGCGCTGGTCAGGATCAGGTACCAGACGGTGGCGACCATCAGCAGCGGCACCACGTCGCCGGGGTAGGTGTTGCCCATCGACTGCACCACGCCGAACAGGTCGAGCAGGGAGACGTAGAAGACCAGGGACGTGCTCTTGATCAGGCCGATCAGCTGGTTGACGTAGTTGGGGGTGATGGACCTGAGGGCCTGCGGGAAGACGATCCTGCGGAACCGGTGGCCCCGGGGCAGGCCGAGCGCGGCGGCGGCCTCGTGCTGGCCCTGGTCGACGGAGAGGATGCCGCCGCGCACCACCTCGCCCGCGTACGCCGCCTCGTTGAGGGTGAGTCCGACCACGGCGATGGCCATGTCGGTGGCCAGCCGGGACTCGTCGAAGGTCACGAAGGCCGGGCCGAACGGCACCCCGAGGCTCAGGGTCTTGTACAGGGCACTGAAGTTGTAGAGGAAGATCAGCACCACGATCAGCGGGACGGAGCGGAACAGCCAGGTGTAGGTCCAGCTGAC
This window harbors:
- a CDS encoding amino acid ABC transporter permease → MSEPPGAAVSLAEAPASTDRPSKKQEPTRVRQQRRPGRWVVTAVVLVLVAQILHGLVTNPFYQWDRFRYWFLRPAVLDGLLVTLEVTALSAVLGLLGGVLLALGRLSGSAVLRAVSWTYTWLFRSVPLIVVLIFLYNFSALYKTLSLGVPFGPAFVTFDESRLATDMAIAVVGLTLNEAAYAGEVVRGGILSVDQGQHEAAAALGLPRGHRFRRIVFPQALRSITPNYVNQLIGLIKSTSLVFYVSLLDLFGVVQSMGNTYPGDVVPLLMVATVWYLILTSAVSVAQFYVERYYARGATRSLPPTPLQRLRARLAQFRARSRGEAAV